The genomic segment ACGTTTGTCCCTGTCAAGTTCTAACACAGACGAGGTTATTCAGGCACGGCTCCTGGAAAAAAATGAGAGTGCAGCACAAGAGCTTGAGAGCCTCTTTAATGAAAAAGGAGATATTTTAAAGAATCAACTGACTTTCTCCTATGACAGCACTGCCATGAAAAATTTCAGTACTTCAACTGATTTTATAAGAAATTATCCTTTTGTTCCCTATCATTTTCAACTGGTGCAGAAAATATTTGAATCCATCAGAAAAGCCGGAGCAACAGGACTTCATCTTGCTGCTGGTGAAAGATCAATGCTGGACGGTTTTCAGTCAGCAGCAGTCAGCATGTCATTAAATAAGATTGGCGTACTTGTCCCCCTGTATGAGTTTTTCCCCTGTATTGAAAGCTTTCTGGATACAGCAGTTAAAAGAAGCATTGACCAGGCCAAAGACAACCCTGTGCTTGAAATACCCTTTGATGTTAAAATATTGCAGACCCTTTTCCTTATAAGGTATGTTGACATTATTAAACCCAATATGGAAAACCTGGTAACACTCTGCATTGATAAGGTTGATGCAGATAAAATTGTGCTGAAACAAAATATTGAAGCAGCTCTGGAACGGCTTGAAAAGCAGAACTTAATCAACCGCAGCGGGGACCTCTACTTTTTCCTTACCAACGAGGAAAGAGAGGTTTCAAGGGAAATTAAAAATGTTGAGATACTGTCATCTGATGAATTGGTATTGCTGGGAAACATTATATTTGAGGACATATTAAATAATAAAACCAAACACCGCTATGCAGATTACAAGCGGGATTATAATTTCAACAGAATCTGCGACAACAGGTACTGGGGAAAAGAACAGAAAGATGAGCTTGGCCTGGAGTTTATAAGCCCCCTTCATGATGAATACTCAATGTTTATTCCGGCAAAGTGCAATATGTACAGTGCCAACCAGGATGGGCATATTATTGTAAAACTGGCTGATGATCCTGATTTAATCTCTGAAATCCGAACATATCTCCAGACTAAAAAATACGTTAATATGAAGACCGATGCAGCAGCATCTTCAAGCCTGAAACAGATATTAAGAGACAGGACAGAACAGAACAGGGAACGCAGGGAAAGGCTGACAGGGTTAATGGAATCCCTTATTGTTAATGCCCGATATTTTACGTTAGGCAAATCCATTGAAATCAAGGCCGGGTCTTCATCAAAGGCCATTGAAGAATCCTTTAATTACCTTATTCAAAATGTTTTCAGCAAATTCAGCTACCTGAGTAAAGTGTATGATGACCCGGTAAAAGAAATCAGGCAGATACTGGCATCTGACGACATTGCCCAGCAGCAGATGACTTTGGATTTTGAAAATAACCAGCCCCAGGATATAAGGGAAATCATTACATACATTGACCTTAATATTGCCAGTAATAAAGCTGTTGTTCTTGATGAACTCACAGCACATTTTGCCAGACGGCCCTATGGATGGGGAGAATATCAGGTTGTTGTATTGATTGCCAAAATATTTATGAGCGGCAATCTCAATCTTATTATGGAAGGAACAAAGATTCAACCTAAAGATGCTGCTGCACCATTAACCAAAACCCATCAATGGAAAACAATTAAAATCGTTAAAAGGAAAATCCCGTCTGAAGCAGATATTAAAAAAGCCCAGGCACTTGGAAAAGAATTGTTTGGTTCCATTGCACCTGATGGTCAGGATAACTTGAGCAAATATATTCGAGACGGCTTGAACGGCTGGATAAAAAGGCTTGGGCAGTTTAAGCCTTTAGCTGATACAGGCCATTATCCTGGAAAAAAAGAAATTGATGATTGTCTTGAAACTGCCGGTAAGATTGTAAGTATCCATGACTCATACGAGCTTATTAAAGCCTTTAATGACAATAAAAGCGATCTTGAAGATGCTTTTGATGATATAAGCAGCCTGAAAGACTTTTATGACAATCAAAAGCAGACCTGGGAAACTCTTAGAAAAGCAATGGAAAAATTTAAGGTTAACCGGACTGCCCTTGAAAAAAATCCTGATGCCGATAAAGCTCTTAATAAGATGGAACAGATTTTAAGTGCGCCAAATCCCTATAAAATGCTTAAAGATGTTAACGGGCTGATCTCAAGTGTGCAGGCTGTAAACCAGGCCATGATAAGCAAAAACTGTGAAACTGCTGTCAAAGAAGTGGATGAAAAGATTAAATCCATAACTTCTTTGCTGAATCAGAATAAAGCTGATGACAGTATGAAAAACCGGATTTTATATCCTTTGCAGGACATTAAGAAAAAAATTGAGTCTGAGTACAGCATCCCCCAGATTTCTTATTTTGTGAAAGAAGCTCATGAAAAGTTTGAAGATGAGTGGGTTGAAATTGAGGAGACCTTTAAACCTGATGACGGCAGTAAACAGAAAAAAAATATTAAAGCTGTTAAACCTGCAAGTTTGAATGAAAAGGCTTATCTTGATACAGAGGAGGATGTGAAAGCTTATATCAATAATTTGAGAGATGTATTACTGGATGCTGTTCAAAACAATAATCGAATCAGGATTATTTAATACAGGAGGAAATATGCCCACTACGGAAATAAACCGGGTTATTGAAGGATTTAATTTACTCCCGCCGGAAGAAAAAGAATATGTTGCCCAGATGATACACAGGCAATTTATCGAATACCGGAGGGAAGAAATTTTACAACAGGCAAAAGAAGCTATGAATGATTTTAAACAGGGGAATGTGAAAAGCGGCTCACTTCAAGATATATATAAGGATTTAGAAGACGATGAAAGCTATTGAGAAGCAAATTAAAATTTAAATTCACCGCAAAGGCGCAAAGAGTTATAAAACATTAAGAAAAAACTTTGCGTCCTCTGCGTCTCTGGGGTGATAAAAATTTGACCGCAAAGAGCGCAAAGGAAATAAAATAAAACGCTTTCTAACAGGATATACATAATGACGCTATATATCGAAGAACTCCTAAAAAGAACCGAAGGAAAAACTCTTGAATTTAAGAGAAATCTTTCATCGGCCGCAAATATCATGAAAACTCTTGTGGCTTTTGCCAATAGTGCGGGCGGGATATTAGTGATCGGTGTGGAAGATAAAACAAAGGTTGTGATTGGCGTTGAAAATCCGCTGGATGAAGAGGAGCGTTTGTGCAGTATTATCGCCGACAGCATCGAACCCCGGCTGGTTCCCAATGTCGAATTGACTGCCTGGCATGATAAAACCCTTCTATCCGTGGAAGTGTTTCCAAGCGGTTTGCGGCCTCACTGGATGAAAAACCAGGGGGAATCCTCCGGCGTTTATGTTCGATTAGGTTCCACTAATCGGCAGGCTGATCGAGAGCTTGTTGCCGAGTTAAAACGCAGTGCTGAAGGTATTGCTTTTGATGAACTCCCCTTGCCGCAGTTTTCTTCTGACAATATTGATGTAAAAGCCGCTCAAAAATTATTTGTTGAAAATCGCCAACTTGATGAAGAAGCTCTTCTTACCCTAAAAATACTGACACGAGAGCAGGGGCGACTGGTACCGACAATCGGGGGAGTACTTCTTTTTGGAGGTAAGGCCAGGGAAATGCATTTTCCTGATGCATGGGTACAATGCGGACGTTTTTTGGGTAAGGATAAAGCCGATATCTTCGACCATACAGAGATTATTGATCACCTGCCGGTTGCAGTGGAACGTGTTATGGAATTTCTCAAAAAACATGCCATGCGCGGTGCTGATTTATCAGGGATTCGGCGCAGGGATGTCTGGAGCATCCCGCTTGGTATCCTGCGGGAAGTGGTTATCAATGCTGTTGTTCATGCCGATTATTCCCAGATCGGCGCTCCCATCAGGGTCGCCTTTTTTGATGATCGCATAGAAATCGAAAACCCGGGGATTTTATTTCCCGGATTAACTATTGAAGATATTTGCCGGGGGGTTTCCAAACTGCGCAACAGGGTGATTGCCCGTGTTTTCAGGGAGATTGGTCTTATTGAACAATGGGGCAGCGGCATACCCAGGATTTTTAAAGAAGCTGAAGAATCAGATCTGCCTGCACCTGAAATCAAGGAAATCGGTATGCGGCTTCGCTTTATTGTTTTTCTTGCAGAATCACATGTATTGAAGAAGGCGGAAAAACAGATACCCGAACAAGTAACCGAACAAGTAAGCGAACAAGTAAAACGCTTGCTCTTTTGTTTGAAAGGGCAAAGATTAAAGGGGCGTGAAATCATGGATGGTTTAGGATTTAAGCACCGCCCCACATTTCTATACGATTATTTGCAGCCGGCACTTCAAAAAGGACTTGTTGAGATGACCCAGCCTGAGTCTCCAAAAAGCCCGGTTCAGAAATATTATCTTTCAGAAAAGGGCAAGGCTTTTTTGATGACGAAAGGAATGAATAACGCAAAATGAACACCTCCAAAATTAAGGCTTATGCTCCCCGTGCAAGAAATGATTTTATCCAGGCTGTTACCGAAAGAGCTAATTTATACGGGATATTTGATGATAAAAGAATTGAACTCTGTGAAATCAGGGGCGATGTTGCCTTGATTGGCGGCCGGGCTTTCTCAGGAAAGGAAGGCGGGCTTAGGGAAAAGCTGGTCAGCCGGATTAAGCGTGAAGGGTTTCAGCAGGTTATGGAAGCCTATGCCTATACATGGTTTAACCGTTTTGCTGCTTTGAGATATATGGAGATTCATGATTATCTGGATCATGGATTCCGGGTTTTAAGCAACCAAAGCGGTTCTGATATTCCTGAAATCCTTGAAAATGCTGCTGATGTGGATTTTGACGGGCTGAAAAAAGATAAGGTGATTGAACTCCGTCTGGCTGGTAATAAAGATAATGAATTGTACCGGCTTTTGATTGTTGCCCAGTGCAATGCCCTGCATAAAGCCATGCCTTTTTTGTTTGACAGGATTGACAATGAAACAGAGCTTCTTCTGCCTGACAACCTGCTTCATTCCGATTCACCTGTCCGCAGGCTGGTTAAAGATATTGATGAACAATCCTGGCAGGATGTGGAGATCATTGGATGGATTTACCAGTTTTATATTTCCGAAAAAAAAGATCAGGTTATCGGCAGGGTTGTTAAAAGCGAGGATATTCCTTCGGCCACGCAGCTTTTTACACCCAACTGGATTGTGAAATACATGGTTCACAATACTTTGGGCAGGATGTGGCTGGCATCTTATCCTGATTCAGGTTTGCGGGATAAGATGGAGTATTATATTGAGCCTGCCCAGCAGGAACCGGAGGTTCAGGCTGAACTGGAGCGGATTACGCCAAAGGAGTTGAATCCTGAAGAAATT from the Desulfonema limicola genome contains:
- the brxC gene encoding BREX system P-loop protein BrxC translates to MQIKDIFKKNIARPINGVVKADQLNESVIWQELEEYVMTRELDQHFRKFLSSYLSAFDNPNDPALTDRMGVWVSGFFGSGKSHFIKILSYLLANRKTIHPDTGEEKHAKDFFADKIKDPMLLGDVNRAAGADTDIILFNIDSKADTSDGKATLLSVFWRIFNKKQGFCSESLPLAEVERYLNIKGKFEEFKTKFNEIYGSKWEDERDAYMLIQDEIVDALSIVLGKRKQAANEWFEKSAKEFNLSIENFAKRVREYLDSKSKNHRIVFLVDEIGQFIGSNEHLMLNLQTIVEDLGRICNGRAWIIVTSQEDIDAVIGEIKTSKKNDFSKIQGRFNTRLSLSSSNTDEVIQARLLEKNESAAQELESLFNEKGDILKNQLTFSYDSTAMKNFSTSTDFIRNYPFVPYHFQLVQKIFESIRKAGATGLHLAAGERSMLDGFQSAAVSMSLNKIGVLVPLYEFFPCIESFLDTAVKRSIDQAKDNPVLEIPFDVKILQTLFLIRYVDIIKPNMENLVTLCIDKVDADKIVLKQNIEAALERLEKQNLINRSGDLYFFLTNEEREVSREIKNVEILSSDELVLLGNIIFEDILNNKTKHRYADYKRDYNFNRICDNRYWGKEQKDELGLEFISPLHDEYSMFIPAKCNMYSANQDGHIIVKLADDPDLISEIRTYLQTKKYVNMKTDAAASSSLKQILRDRTEQNRERRERLTGLMESLIVNARYFTLGKSIEIKAGSSSKAIEESFNYLIQNVFSKFSYLSKVYDDPVKEIRQILASDDIAQQQMTLDFENNQPQDIREIITYIDLNIASNKAVVLDELTAHFARRPYGWGEYQVVVLIAKIFMSGNLNLIMEGTKIQPKDAAAPLTKTHQWKTIKIVKRKIPSEADIKKAQALGKELFGSIAPDGQDNLSKYIRDGLNGWIKRLGQFKPLADTGHYPGKKEIDDCLETAGKIVSIHDSYELIKAFNDNKSDLEDAFDDISSLKDFYDNQKQTWETLRKAMEKFKVNRTALEKNPDADKALNKMEQILSAPNPYKMLKDVNGLISSVQAVNQAMISKNCETAVKEVDEKIKSITSLLNQNKADDSMKNRILYPLQDIKKKIESEYSIPQISYFVKEAHEKFEDEWVEIEETFKPDDGSKQKKNIKAVKPASLNEKAYLDTEEDVKAYINNLRDVLLDAVQNNNRIRII
- a CDS encoding helix-turn-helix domain-containing protein produces the protein MTLYIEELLKRTEGKTLEFKRNLSSAANIMKTLVAFANSAGGILVIGVEDKTKVVIGVENPLDEEERLCSIIADSIEPRLVPNVELTAWHDKTLLSVEVFPSGLRPHWMKNQGESSGVYVRLGSTNRQADRELVAELKRSAEGIAFDELPLPQFSSDNIDVKAAQKLFVENRQLDEEALLTLKILTREQGRLVPTIGGVLLFGGKAREMHFPDAWVQCGRFLGKDKADIFDHTEIIDHLPVAVERVMEFLKKHAMRGADLSGIRRRDVWSIPLGILREVVINAVVHADYSQIGAPIRVAFFDDRIEIENPGILFPGLTIEDICRGVSKLRNRVIARVFREIGLIEQWGSGIPRIFKEAEESDLPAPEIKEIGMRLRFIVFLAESHVLKKAEKQIPEQVTEQVSEQVKRLLFCLKGQRLKGREIMDGLGFKHRPTFLYDYLQPALQKGLVEMTQPESPKSPVQKYYLSEKGKAFLMTKGMNNAK